Proteins co-encoded in one Stomoxys calcitrans chromosome 5, idStoCalc2.1, whole genome shotgun sequence genomic window:
- the LOC106091368 gene encoding odorant receptor 46a: MNSREHRELLETFYKKQSWVFRILALWKLPDTCSKRFTMLHKIYFYFILIFWVLSFDASCLIQFIANITDLNEVIKVFFIFATSLAVFAKFSTIKLKNHLYAELVETIHGHKYRPVNTREVKIFLQTHRLCRRVRNFYLVISLCALNVVMLTQYIFDNSELPLSLYNPINIDTKLRYRLMYLYQYIAVSICCYMNIAFDSLSASFMIHIKGQLDILCDRLENLGLDYGSDDHEITWQLKDCVRYYADILHITRIAENLISFPISIQIACSVLVLVANFYAMSFLSDPGDYANFMKFLIYQLCMLSQIYILCYFPSEVTTKSQEVPYYLYCSNWVDWNRFNRKLTLLIMTRFDIPIRIRSINPTYTFNLAAFTSIVNSSYSYFALLKRINS; this comes from the exons ATGAATTCTCGTGAGCATCGTGAACTCTTGGAGACCTTTTACAAAAAGCAATCTTGGGTATTTCGTATATTGGCCTTATGGAAACTACCAGACACTTGTTCGAAACGTTTCACAATGCTGCATAAGATCTACTTTTATTTCATACTCATTTTTTGGGTTTTATCCTTCGATGCCAGTTGTCTGATACAATTCATAGCCAACATCACTGACTTGAATGAGGTCATTAAAGTATTTTTCATTTTCGCCACCTCATTGGCGGTGTTTGCTAAATTCTCAACCATAAAACTGAAGAATCATTTATATGCTGAATTGGTGGAGACCATTCATGGTCACAAATATCGCCCGGTCAACACCAGAGAGGTGAAAATATTTCTTCAAACCCATCGCCTTTGCCGTAGGGTGCGTAATTTCTATTTGGTCATATCTTTGTGTGCGCTAAATGTGGTCATGCTGACGCAATACATTTTTGATAATTCCGAATTGCCCTTGTCGCTATATAATCCGATTAATATCGATACCAAACTACGTTATCGTTTGATGTATTTGTATCAGTACATAGCCGTCTCGATTTGCTGTTACATGAACATTGCCTTTGATTCGCTTTCGGCATCGTTTATGATACACATCAAGGGGCAATTGGATATTTTGTGTGATCGTTTGGAGAATTTGGGCTTAGACTATGGCAGCGATGACCATGAGATAACTTGGCAGCTCAAGGATTGTGTCAGATATTATGCCGATATATTGCATATCACAAGGATTGCCGAGAATCTCATCAGTTTTCCTATATCCATACAAATTGCTTGCTCTGTACTGGTGTTGGTGGCCAACTTCTATGCCATGTCTTTT CTTTCTGATCCTGGAGATTatgcaaattttatgaaattcttaATCTATCAACTGTGCATGCTATCGCAAATTTACATTCTATGCTATTTTCCCAGTGAGGTCACGACGAAAAGCCAAGAAGTACCCTATTATTTGTATTGTTCCAATTGGGTTGATTGGAATAGATTCAATAGAAAACTAACATTGCTGATAATGACTCGATTTGATATACCAATACGTATCAGGTCAATTAATCCCACTT